The Sulfitobacter sp. SK011 genome contains the following window.
CAGGATTGCGCCGCACCCAGCTTTTGATCACATCCGCACTGACCTGATGGGCATCATAGACACCTCGCCTGACCAATTCGACGCCGATGGACCGATATGGATGCCCGTTGGCCCCACGATAACCAACGCGAATGGACCGTCCGTTCGGAAGCCGCACCCGGCCAGACCCTTGAATTTGCAAAAAGAAAAGCTCAACCGGGTCATCGACCCAGGCAATTTCAAGCCCGCGGCCCTTCATGATGTCTGTGCCAAGAATTTGACGCCGGGTGAACCACGGGTTTGACTTAAGCGCCTCGGGTGGCATGGCATAAATCGGGTATCGAAAGCGGGCGGATTGATAAAGATCGCCGTCCAACTCGGGTTCGAAATACCCGGTGAACATTGCGTCATTGCCATCATCAATGAGCACGGGACGAAAAAACAATTCAAAGAACTGGCGTGGATCGGGATCAGCCTCGGCAAACTTGCACAGCGCGCGCCAGTCGGCGTCTTTCATATCGCGGCACGTGTTCAGAAAAACCTTTAGAGCCTGGGCATGATCATCCTGTGACCACCCGTCCAGCTGATCAAATTCCAAGACCTGGTACCGTACATCTGAGGCGCTGGCGGGGCTGGTCATAAAGACCGCCCCAATCCATGCCAATGCACAAATCGCATGGCTTACCCGTCTGTGGAAACCAACAACCAATTTGGATCATCCGAGCCCATGATACGGGCAAAGACCCAGGTATCTTTTTGGCGTTTGATTTCTGTTAAGCTGCCTTCGATGATATCTCCGCCCTTGTCCCGCACTGCTGACGTCAGTTCGGCACCAAAGCGAATGGTCATTTCCGCCTCTTTGGTATCGGGATCAAGTGAGGCATCAACCAGCGTTGTCTCTCGCACGCCGATAAAGTTCGCTTCGATGGTCAGGCCCTGATCCTCGCGGGCGGCAACGCCGTCAACAAAGCTCTCGTAGATGTCTTCCGAGAGGAATGGTTGAATTTCGGCCAGATCACCGCGTTCGTATCCCATCACGATCATCTCGTAAGCACCCTTGGCACCAGACAAAAAATCGCTCACGCCAAATGAAGGTTCAATGCGCTTCATTGCGGCCAAGGCTTTGCCTGCATCGCTGTCTTCTGCAACGTGATCGGTGATGTCCAGATCCGGACCACCCTGGATCACTTCAAGGGCCGGGCCCGTGCGCCGGGACGGACTTTGATCGGTCACAGGCGGCTTTTCAAAACCTTCCCGTGTGCCGAGAACATTTTTCAATCGCAAAATCAGGAATACGGCGATACCGGCCAACACCAGAAGCTGTATCATAGGTGAATTCATCGGAACCTCTTTTGGGCAAAACATGGAAACATGCGTGTCGATGTCTTATGTAGGTGCTTGATAGGGGCAAGTCCACTCTGACCCCACCAAAAGGAGCCAAAGCCATGTGGCTATTGATCGCGTTTATTGCTGTTCCGTTGATTGAGATAACTCTGTTTATCCAAGTCGGTGGTGCAATCGGGCTGGGATGGACCTTGGGAGTTGTGGTTCTCACGGCGATTTTGGGGACTTGGCTTGTTCGGACACAGGGTGCCATGGCGCTGGGACAACTGCGGTCGTCGTTCTCTGATATGCGTGATCCCACGGAACCTTTGGTGCATGGTGCAATGATCCTGTTCGCTGGCGCGCTTTTGTTGACACCGGGTTTCTTTACGGATGCTGTCGGATTTTCGTTCCTTGTACCCCAGATCAGACAAGCCGCGTTCAATGCGATCCGGTCGCGCGTGAATATACAAAGCTTTGATGCGCCCGGCACAGGCCCCAGAAGGCAATCTGCCAGAGGTGATGTGATTGACGGGGAATACCACGAGATTTCAGAAGAAGAAGCCAAGTCCAAGGGCCCCTCTGGTTGGACAAAGCATTGAGGGTGGCGGGGCAACCTGATAAGGCCGCGTAAATCTGATTTTAAGTTGAGGGAGCCAATCATGGCAGAAGCAGAACAACCAAAAGCGCCGCAAATGCGGGTCTTGGGTCAATTCATCCGCGATATGTCCTTTGAGAACATCATGGCGCAAAAAGGCGCGCCCACAGATGTGCAGCCCGACATTCAGGTTCAGGTCAATCTTGATGCCAAGAAACGCACCGCTGAAAACCAGTACGAGTCAGCCATCAAACTGAATATCACATCAAAATCCAAAACCGGCGACACGACGCTTTTCCTGTTCGAAATTGACTATGTCGGCATCTTTGACGTTCAAAATGTTCCCGAAGAGCAGATCCATCCCTTTCTCATGATCGAATGTCCGCGGATGATTTTCCCGTTCCTGCGTCGTGTTGTCAGCGACGTTACACGTGATGGTGGATTCCCGCCGCTCAATCTTGAAAACATTGATTTTCTTGCGCTTTACCGCGGCGAAATTGCCCGACGTCAGGCAGAAACGCCGCCAAAAGCAGACGCTTAACCCCTACGCCACACAGGATCGTCGCCCAGTTTGCTGATGAAGTCAGCATGGGCGGCGGCCTCTTTTTCGGTTAGTCGCGAGGGCAGTGGGGTCGGTCGTGGGGTTGCTGCCCACTCACTGCTGGCATCGCCCGATTTACGCTCAGGTTTTGCGGATAGCGCGAAATCCGGTTGCCGCCCTCCGATCAGCTCCAGATAGACTTCGGCCAGAATTTCGCTGTCCAAAAGCGCCCCGTGCAGGGTGCGTGATGTGTTGTCGATGCCAAATCGGCGACACAATGCGTCCAAAGATGCTGGCGAACCCGGAAATCGTTTTCGCGCAATGGCAAGCGTATCAATCGCCTGTTCCCATGGGATTTGCGGCAGGTTCATCCATTTCAGTTCCGCATTCAAAAATTTGATATCAAATGCAGCATTGTGGATGATCAGCTTGGATTGCCCAATAAAGTCGAGAAATGCTTGCCCAACTTGGGCAAATTTGGGTTTATCACGCAGGAATTCGTCGCCAAGGCCATGGACCTGAAAGGCCTCATCCGGCATTGCGCGTTCGGGGTTGATGTATTGATGAAAGGTTTCGCCGGTTGCCATATGACCCATCAGCTCAACCGCACCGATTTCGACGATGCGGTCGCCGGATTCAGGGTCAAACCCGGTGGTTTCCGTGTCTAGAACGATCTCACGCATGGCGTTGCTTTCCCCTGATATCCGCGACCACATCTTGCACCTGACGCCGGGCGTGATCAATTGTCTCCGTCTCGATTACATAGTCGGCGCGTGCACATTTTTCTGCGTTTGGCATCTGTTTTGCTTTGATTGCCTCAAATTGCTCAGCGGTCATTGTACCCCGTTCCAT
Protein-coding sequences here:
- a CDS encoding murein transglycosylase A, producing the protein MTSPASASDVRYQVLEFDQLDGWSQDDHAQALKVFLNTCRDMKDADWRALCKFAEADPDPRQFFELFFRPVLIDDGNDAMFTGYFEPELDGDLYQSARFRYPIYAMPPEALKSNPWFTRRQILGTDIMKGRGLEIAWVDDPVELFFLQIQGSGRVRLPNGRSIRVGYRGANGHPYRSIGVELVRRGVYDAHQVSADVIKSWVRRNPDEGRELLLHNPSYVFFREVSKVPSDQGPLGAMNRSVTAMRTIAVDPSYVQLGAPVWIEKEGEKPLHRLMIAQDTGSAIKGAQRADVFFGTGDKAGREAGRLRDPGRMFVLMPIQRAYALLPESAI
- a CDS encoding Tim44/TimA family putative adaptor protein, giving the protein MNSPMIQLLVLAGIAVFLILRLKNVLGTREGFEKPPVTDQSPSRRTGPALEVIQGGPDLDITDHVAEDSDAGKALAAMKRIEPSFGVSDFLSGAKGAYEMIVMGYERGDLAEIQPFLSEDIYESFVDGVAAREDQGLTIEANFIGVRETTLVDASLDPDTKEAEMTIRFGAELTSAVRDKGGDIIEGSLTEIKRQKDTWVFARIMGSDDPNWLLVSTDG
- a CDS encoding FxsA family protein, with product MWLLIAFIAVPLIEITLFIQVGGAIGLGWTLGVVVLTAILGTWLVRTQGAMALGQLRSSFSDMRDPTEPLVHGAMILFAGALLLTPGFFTDAVGFSFLVPQIRQAAFNAIRSRVNIQSFDAPGTGPRRQSARGDVIDGEYHEISEEEAKSKGPSGWTKH
- the secB gene encoding protein-export chaperone SecB; translation: MAEAEQPKAPQMRVLGQFIRDMSFENIMAQKGAPTDVQPDIQVQVNLDAKKRTAENQYESAIKLNITSKSKTGDTTLFLFEIDYVGIFDVQNVPEEQIHPFLMIECPRMIFPFLRRVVSDVTRDGGFPPLNLENIDFLALYRGEIARRQAETPPKADA
- the dnaQ gene encoding DNA polymerase III subunit epsilon, whose amino-acid sequence is MREIVLDTETTGFDPESGDRIVEIGAVELMGHMATGETFHQYINPERAMPDEAFQVHGLGDEFLRDKPKFAQVGQAFLDFIGQSKLIIHNAAFDIKFLNAELKWMNLPQIPWEQAIDTLAIARKRFPGSPASLDALCRRFGIDNTSRTLHGALLDSEILAEVYLELIGGRQPDFALSAKPERKSGDASSEWAATPRPTPLPSRLTEKEAAAHADFISKLGDDPVWRRG